From the Flavobacterium gyeonganense genome, the window TGATCTTTATCTAAGTTAATTGACTTTTTATAAAAATCTAAAAACTCATTAATCTTTGATATTGCGAATTGTCCTTTAGTACTATTTAAAAAGAAACCATTTGTAAGCATTTCATGGATATTAGCTGCAAAAGTATTATTCTCTTGATATGTCATTGGCAATGACATTTTATCTTTATTAACTTCAAGAAATAATACATTTTGTTTAGGAATATCTGAAAGAATAAAAGGTGAATGCGTTACAAAAAGAATATTGATTCCTTTAATGCATTCTAAATCTGCATTTTTAATACTCTCAATAATATAATTAACAAATTTTCTTTGAAATTCAGGGTGAAAATAGAGTTCTATTTCATCTAAAATTAAATTAACAAAATCATATTTAATTATTTTTTCATTCTTTTTTACTGAATTAATATTGTGTAAATGATATATTATTGAACTTACTGAATGAATTAATTGTTGCTCTCCAGAACTTAAATTATCCAATTCTATTAACTTAGCATCTATCTGATTACTTAACAATATTTTTGTATTAAAAATTGGTGGTGGCAATAATTCAATTAAATCTATTTTTTCACTTATAGAAACTTGATTAATTTTATCTGCTATTTCATTTAATGGTATTTGTTGTCCAAAATCCAATTTTGACCATATTTTATCATAAAATTTGAGATAATTTACCGTTTGTTGGAGTTTATACGAAATATGGCTAGGATTCTTAATAATATCCGTTAGAAATTCTTTAATATTTATAGAATATAAAATATATTCTCCCTTCATTCCTTTTTTATTATCCAAAGGAATAGTATCTTCTACAATAATATATTTATTGTAAATTATGTATTTTTCACACATACTTATTACCTTATAAATTAAGTATGAATCAAATTTATATTGATTTCGAACATTTAAATCCCTAATTCCAAATCTGTGCTTAATTTCACTTAAGATTTCTCTAAAATTCACATACATACCGAAAGGAATGTTAGAGTTAGAATCATTATTATCAAATGAAATACTAAATTTAGTATTATTGATTGTTGTACTAAAAAACTCTATTTTATCGGCTTCTTTTTCTACTTTTGTACCTAATAAATCTTCATTATTTGAATAAAAGAAAAAATCTCTAGATTCTCTTTCTGAAATGTTTATTTTATCAGCTATTAAATTATCTCCTATTTTTCTAAAGTCATTATTTTTAATTACAGGTCTTAAAATAATAGACAAAAGTCTTTGTTGCAATAGATATTTCTCATTGTTAATATCTATTATTCCTGCATAACCACTATTTTTATTTTCTCTTTTAGGATTAATAACTAAGGGGATTTGATATGAATCGTTTTTATGGAACAAACTATCTATCCAATCACCGATCTCCCAAGAATTATATGCATATATTGAATAATTAATTACCTCCGTATAAAAAAAATCATCAAGATCTAAGTTGTTATTTGATATACTTATTTCATTAAATAAAACATTTTCATTGTTTATAATTAATTTAAAAAATGTATTATCAATTTCATAAAATATTTCACATTCAATTTTTTTTCCTCTTTGCTTTGAACCACATTTTTAAGATATGCGGTAGTCTCAATCTTATCTTCATTTTTAAGTTTTAATGAAAATTGATTAATTGAAGCGATAAATAATTCAATTAGAGCGCTTTTCCCACTCCCATTTTTCCCAACAATTGCAGAAATATTAATTTTTTTATCAAAAAAATCTTTTGGAACAGTTTGATCCAACTTTTCAATCGAAGTAACGTTTTTATTTTCATCATCAGATTCAAAGTGAAATTTGTATTCATTATAGAATTGATAGACTTGATTTGGTTTTAAATTCTTCAAAAAATTTTCATTACAATTAATTAGAGGCCTAATTGCTAACAGCTTAAAATACATATATCTTTTTTTAATTCCTTTTATAAAAACTAAACCTAACTTTTTCCCGCATCTTAAATTACTGCTATTGCTAATTATAAAGTTTACGATAAAAATCAGTCATCAAAAATGCATAAAACTTCACAAAATATTTTACGGTTTCCCATAATATCAATAGATTTTGCTTTCAAATATATACAAACAAAAAGCTCTCAAACCAAGTACAAACACCTGATTTAAAAGCCAACAAATAATCTTTAATTAAGATTTAAATCCCAAAAAATCTTTTAGAATTCCTCGTCGTTTCCTCCGCCTCTTTATCCAAAGGAATTCCTTTAAATTGTGCCACTGTTCCGGCAACATACGGCAGAAAAGCAGGTTCGCAACGGCGTTCGTGGTATTTCTTCAAGAGGCTGTTCGGGACATTTTTAGGAAGCATAAACGGTGCATCGGTTTCAATCATCATTCGGTCGAGCGGTACGTACTGAATGACTTCTTTTAAATGGCTGAAACGCTTTGCATCTGAAATCGCTCCTGTAAAACCCAGATAAAATCCGTTGTCGAGATAGGTTTTGGCTTCTTGCAGACTTCCTGTAAAACAATGCACAACACCTTTTGGCAGTTTCGGCAAATAGTCTTTTGTGATGTCCATAAATCTTGTAAAAGCAGCTCTTTCGTGCAAAAACAACGGTTTCTGAACTTCAATCGCTAATTCTAGCTGGGCTTTGTAACATTCTTCCTGTTTGTTTCGGGGCGAAAAATCCCGATCAAAATCGAGTCCGCATTCGCCTACTGAAACTACGTGTTTCTGCTGTAATACATTCTTTAGTTTCGAAATGCTCTGCGTATCAAAACTTTTCGCATCATGCGGGTGAATTCCAGCAGTCGCATACAACACGCCCGGATACTGCCTGGCAATCTTTGCGGATTCTTCACTATTTCGTACGCTTGTGCCCGTGAGTATCATTTGCGATACGTCGGCATCGACTGCGTCTTGTACGACATCGTCTATGTCGTTTTGGAATTGTTTGTTGGTTAGGTTGATCCCTATGTCTATGTATGTTTTCATTTTTTTTAAAAGTTGCTAAGGTTCTGAGAGAATAAGATGCTAAGTTTTTTTCCTCTCTTTGCCTTAAATTATTTTTTGTTTTTTGCCATTAAAGCGCTGATTTTTAGTTTCACGCAGATTTAAAAAAGATTTAAGCAGATGCTCGCAGATTATTTTTAAAAATCATTTTAAATCTGCTGGAATCTGCAAAATCTGCGTGAAATATTTTATGCCTTTGTGGTAAAAAAATCTCGCAAATTCGCGGAGTCGCAAAGTTTTTTTTTCGTAACGTTTGTCATTTCGACAGAGGAGAAATCTCCGTAAGATGCTCGACAAAGCTTGAACTTTCGTTGCGGAGTTACTTGCGAAGATTTCTCGTTCCTCGAAATGACAAAAATGAGGGTAATCTTTGCGGTAAGACCTCAACCCAAAACCCTAAAAATCTCCGTAATACACCTGAAAACACGGCAATTTCAAATCATTTCGCCAAGTATCTACTACCTGGTTTCTATCGTCTAAAACAAATTCTACGAAGTATTTATCTTTTATAAATTCGTTATAGATTTCGGTTTTGATGATCGAATCTTTTCGGCTGTCTTTGGTTTTACGCATGATTAGTTCAGCGTATTCGATTTCGTGTTTTTGAAGAAATCGCAACGTTGGTTCTTTGTATCGGTCTTCTCTTCCGGAAACCAACAATATTTCGTATCCCAGTTTCTTGTAGTTTCTCAACACATTGGCCACCGGATTATTGATTTCATCTTCGTCGCATTTACTGGCGTCAAACGGGTTTCTTCCGTTCATTAATGCCAGCGTTCCGTCAAGATCGCAAATAATTGCTTTTGGCAGTTCCGGATTCTGCTCACAGTATTCCAGATTTTTATCAACTTTTTTGATTGGTTTGAAATCGAACTTTTCTTTGGTTTTCTTCAGTTCGTAATACATTTTTTCGATTACCTTTTTCGGAACTTTTCGGTCTCTTTTGTTGTTTCGGTCCAAAAGTTCTTCAAACGGTAAATCAAAGACTTTGAATTCGATATTTGCCATTTCTGAGAATTCGGTTACCGGTTGTTTCAGGTATTCGGCTTTAACGTTGCAAGTATCCAAAATTACATTCCATCCGCTTGAAAGCAGGGTTTTAATCTGAACATTGATGATTTTGGAAATCATACTTTCTGCAGCTGGTTCCATTACTTCCTGAAACTGCGAAAACCTGATTTCGTCACGACTAATTCGCATGGTTTTGGCTTCGGTTCTCACTTTCCATTCGGCAAACGTACTTTTTCCTGATGCCGGGCAGCCGACTAATATCGTTAATGTTGGTATCTTTTTCATTTCTATAATCGTATTATAATCTTGGATCTAATGTTTTTTCAATTTCTTCATTATTGATTCTTTTCAAAAGCAATAAACGCATCAAATAGTTTTCTTCTTCTAAATCTTTGTACGGAATCTGAAGCATTTTTTGATTGATTTCCCAACCGTTTATAGACTGCTCCAACTTCTTTTTTATATTTCTCTTGTCTAAATAATGGTCAAAATCCTGATGAAAATTAACACCGTAAATCATCGTCAAATAATTATTGTTTCTAACTTTAAAACAAGGCGGCAGGTTTTTAATGTAATTCTCAACTGGTTTAATCATAATGCCTTCTTCGTTGGCTTCTGTCAGCTTTTCGAAAAAAGAATAAATTTCTTTTAGCTTTTCTTCTTTATTAGAATCCGTAATTTCTAAATGCAGAAATGCATCATAATTTACCAGTTCATACGTTAAATTACTGTTAGGCAATACTTCTTCACCTGAAATTTTGACTTCTTTTAAAATTGTGAAAGGCTTAAAATGTATTTCGCCTTCAGTTCCAAATGTATCAATCTGATTTTTGAATACAGTTAAAGATTCCTGCTGTTTCTCTAAATCCGGGATTTTTACCGCATCCAAAGCTTCATACTGTCGAACAATATGAGACTTATATTTACTTCCAAATTCTTTTCTGGTCAATTGCTTTTTATCCGAAACATAAGCTGTAAACGATTCCTCT encodes:
- a CDS encoding AAA family ATPase: MFHKNDSYQIPLVINPKRENKNSGYAGIIDINNEKYLLQQRLLSIILRPVIKNNDFRKIGDNLIADKINISERESRDFFFYSNNEDLLGTKVEKEADKIEFFSTTINNTKFSISFDNNDSNSNIPFGMYVNFREILSEIKHRFGIRDLNVRNQYKFDSYLIYKVISMCEKYIIYNKYIIVEDTIPLDNKKGMKGEYILYSINIKEFLTDIIKNPSHISYKLQQTVNYLKFYDKIWSKLDFGQQIPLNEIADKINQVSISEKIDLIELLPPPIFNTKILLSNQIDAKLIELDNLSSGEQQLIHSVSSIIYHLHNINSVKKNEKIIKYDFVNLILDEIELYFHPEFQRKFVNYIIESIKNADLECIKGINILFVTHSPFILSDIPKQNVLFLEVNKDKMSLPMTYQENNTFAANIHEMLTNGFFLNSTKGQFAISKINEFLDFYKKSINLDKDQNEKEYIRVEAFFNIWKREYSKKIIELIGEEYIKRILKSQLDELDKKFNPQYLEVKQSELKKQLEEVEKLIAKKTKDEEN
- a CDS encoding TatD family hydrolase; the encoded protein is MKTYIDIGINLTNKQFQNDIDDVVQDAVDADVSQMILTGTSVRNSEESAKIARQYPGVLYATAGIHPHDAKSFDTQSISKLKNVLQQKHVVSVGECGLDFDRDFSPRNKQEECYKAQLELAIEVQKPLFLHERAAFTRFMDITKDYLPKLPKGVVHCFTGSLQEAKTYLDNGFYLGFTGAISDAKRFSHLKEVIQYVPLDRMMIETDAPFMLPKNVPNSLLKKYHERRCEPAFLPYVAGTVAQFKGIPLDKEAEETTRNSKRFFGI
- a CDS encoding AAA family ATPase, whose protein sequence is MKKIPTLTILVGCPASGKSTFAEWKVRTEAKTMRISRDEIRFSQFQEVMEPAAESMISKIINVQIKTLLSSGWNVILDTCNVKAEYLKQPVTEFSEMANIEFKVFDLPFEELLDRNNKRDRKVPKKVIEKMYYELKKTKEKFDFKPIKKVDKNLEYCEQNPELPKAIICDLDGTLALMNGRNPFDASKCDEDEINNPVANVLRNYKKLGYEILLVSGREDRYKEPTLRFLQKHEIEYAELIMRKTKDSRKDSIIKTEIYNEFIKDKYFVEFVLDDRNQVVDTWRNDLKLPCFQVYYGDF